One window of the Ictidomys tridecemlineatus isolate mIctTri1 chromosome 11, mIctTri1.hap1, whole genome shotgun sequence genome contains the following:
- the Fuca1 gene encoding tissue alpha-L-fucosidase isoform X1, producing MPEVAEKWRFRVAALLLLPLLLLEVAKSSRWGSARRYTPDWQSLDSRPLPVWFDEAKFGVFVHWGVYSVPAWGSEWFWWHWQGEGLPQYRRFMNENYPPGFSYPEFGPQFTARFFQPEKWADLFMASGAKYVVFTTKHHEGFTNWPSPVSWNWNSKDVGPHRDLVGELGAAVRSRNLRYGLYHSLLEWFHPLYQLDKKNGFKTQNFVNVKTAPELYHLVNSYKPDIIWSDGEWESPDTYWNATGFLSWLYNDSPIKAKVVVNDRWGRNTSCHHGGFYNCQDKFRPQSLLDHKWEMCTSIDKNSWGYRRDMIMADILSESEIIWELVQTVSLGGNYLLNIAPTKDGLIDPIFQERLLSVGRWMNVNGEAIYSSKPWRVQFEKNASVWYTSQELAVYAIFLRWPENGILNIVSPVTTPNTKISMLGIQGDLKWVERQDEGLLISLPLLLPSALPMASAWTIKLVGVE from the exons ATGCCGGAGGTGGCGGAGAAGTGGCGGTTCCGTGTCGCcgcactgctgctgctgccgctgctACTGCTCGAAGTGGCCAAGTCGTCGCGCTGGGGCAGTGCGCGTCGCTACACCCCCGACTGGCAGAGCCTGGACTCCCGGCCGCTGCCGGTCTGGTTCGATGAGGCCAAGTTCGGGGTGTTTGTGCACTGGGGCGTGTACTCGGTGCCGGCCTGGGGCAGCGAGTGGTTCTGGTGGCACTGGCAGGGTGAGGGACTGCCCCAGTACCGGCGCTTCATGAACGAGAACTACCCGCCCGGCTTCAGCTACCCCGAGTTCGGACCGCAGTTCACAGCGCGCTTCTTCCAACCGGAAAAGTGGGCCGACCTCTTTATGGCCTCGGGGGCCAA GTATGTGGTCTTCACAACAAAACATCACGAAGGCTTCACAAACTGGCCAAGTCCTGTGTCTTGGAATTGGAACTCTAAGGACGTGGGGCCCCATCGTGATTTGGTTGGTGAGTTGGGAGCAGCTGTCCGGAGTAG GAACCTGCGCTACGGCCTCTACCACTCACTCTTAGAGTGGTTCCATCCACTCTACCAACTGGATAAGAAAAATGGCTTCAAAACTCAGAATTTTGTCAATGTAAAAACAGCTCCAGAGCTGTACCACCTTGTTAACAG CTACAAGCCTGACATCATCTGGTCAGATGGGGAGTGGGAGTCTCCCGATACTTACTGGAACGCCACCGGATTTCTTTCTTGGCTCTACAATGATAGCCCCATCAAG GCTAAGGTGGTGGTAAATGACCGATGGGGTAGGAACACGTCCTGTCACCATGGAGGGTTCTACAACTGTCAAGATAAATTCCGGCCCCAGAGCTTGCTGGACCACAAATGGGAGATGTGCACCAGCATCGACAAGAACTCCTGGGGCTATCGTCGGGACATGATCATGGCGGATATCTTGAGTGAATCTGAAATCATATGG GAACTGGTTCAGACTGTGAGTTTGGGAGGCAACTATCTTCTCAACATCGCACCAACCAAAGATGGATTGATCGACCCCATCTTCCAAGAAAGGCTCCTTTCTGTTGGCAGGTGGATGAATGTCAACGGGGAGGCCATCTATTCCTCCAAACCTTGGCGGGTGCAATTCGAAAAGAACGCCTCTGTGTG GTATACCTCACAAGAATTAGCTGTTTATGCCATTTTTTTACGTTGGCCAGAAAATGGAATCTTAAACATCGTATCCCCCGTAACTACACCAAATACAAAA ATATCAATGCTCGGAATCCAGGGGGATCTGAAATGGGTCGAACGCCAGGACGAAGGTCTCCTCATCTCTCTGCCCCTGTTGCTGCCCTCTGCTCTCCCAATGGCGTCTGCTTGGACTATAAAGCTGGTAGGAGTGGAATGA
- the Fuca1 gene encoding tissue alpha-L-fucosidase isoform X2: protein MPEVAEKWRFRVAALLLLPLLLLEVAKSSRWGSARRYTPDWQSLDSRPLPVWFDEAKFGVFVHWGVYSVPAWGSEWFWWHWQGEGLPQYRRFMNENYPPGFSYPEFGPQFTARFFQPEKWADLFMASGAKYVVFTTKHHEGFTNWPSPVSWNWNSKDVGPHRDLVGELGAAVRSRNLRYGLYHSLLEWFHPLYQLDKKNGFKTQNFVNVKTAPELYHLVNSYKPDIIWSDGEWESPDTYWNATGFLSWLYNDSPIKAKVVVNDRWGRNTSCHHGGFYNCQDKFRPQSLLDHKWEMCTSIDKNSWGYRRDMIMADILSESEIIWELVQTVSLGGNYLLNIAPTKDGLIDPIFQERLLSVGRWMNVNGEAIYSSKPWRVQFEKNASV from the exons ATGCCGGAGGTGGCGGAGAAGTGGCGGTTCCGTGTCGCcgcactgctgctgctgccgctgctACTGCTCGAAGTGGCCAAGTCGTCGCGCTGGGGCAGTGCGCGTCGCTACACCCCCGACTGGCAGAGCCTGGACTCCCGGCCGCTGCCGGTCTGGTTCGATGAGGCCAAGTTCGGGGTGTTTGTGCACTGGGGCGTGTACTCGGTGCCGGCCTGGGGCAGCGAGTGGTTCTGGTGGCACTGGCAGGGTGAGGGACTGCCCCAGTACCGGCGCTTCATGAACGAGAACTACCCGCCCGGCTTCAGCTACCCCGAGTTCGGACCGCAGTTCACAGCGCGCTTCTTCCAACCGGAAAAGTGGGCCGACCTCTTTATGGCCTCGGGGGCCAA GTATGTGGTCTTCACAACAAAACATCACGAAGGCTTCACAAACTGGCCAAGTCCTGTGTCTTGGAATTGGAACTCTAAGGACGTGGGGCCCCATCGTGATTTGGTTGGTGAGTTGGGAGCAGCTGTCCGGAGTAG GAACCTGCGCTACGGCCTCTACCACTCACTCTTAGAGTGGTTCCATCCACTCTACCAACTGGATAAGAAAAATGGCTTCAAAACTCAGAATTTTGTCAATGTAAAAACAGCTCCAGAGCTGTACCACCTTGTTAACAG CTACAAGCCTGACATCATCTGGTCAGATGGGGAGTGGGAGTCTCCCGATACTTACTGGAACGCCACCGGATTTCTTTCTTGGCTCTACAATGATAGCCCCATCAAG GCTAAGGTGGTGGTAAATGACCGATGGGGTAGGAACACGTCCTGTCACCATGGAGGGTTCTACAACTGTCAAGATAAATTCCGGCCCCAGAGCTTGCTGGACCACAAATGGGAGATGTGCACCAGCATCGACAAGAACTCCTGGGGCTATCGTCGGGACATGATCATGGCGGATATCTTGAGTGAATCTGAAATCATATGG GAACTGGTTCAGACTGTGAGTTTGGGAGGCAACTATCTTCTCAACATCGCACCAACCAAAGATGGATTGATCGACCCCATCTTCCAAGAAAGGCTCCTTTCTGTTGGCAGGTGGATGAATGTCAACGGGGAGGCCATCTATTCCTCCAAACCTTGGCGGGTGCAATTCGAAAAGAACGCCTCTGTGTG A